Proteins found in one Salinimonas lutimaris genomic segment:
- the ubiE gene encoding bifunctional demethylmenaquinone methyltransferase/2-methoxy-6-polyprenyl-1,4-benzoquinol methylase UbiE, with the protein MSDTNGPSEAVTATDSTTTEQTHFGFKQVDKTQKASLVANVFDSVAAKYDVMNDLMSMGIHRLWKRYTIDCSGVRTGHKVLDIAGGTGDLTAKFSRMVGPTGSVTLADINLSMLKVGRDKLRDQGLVSNIDYVQADAEALPFPDNSFDVVTMAFGLRNVTEKQNALNSIHRVLKPGGRLLVLEFSKPASEHLSKIYDMYSFHILPKMGQLVANDEESYRYLAESIRMHPDQETLKGMFEQAGFEQCTYTNLTGGIVALHRGYKF; encoded by the coding sequence ATGAGCGATACCAACGGACCGTCAGAGGCAGTTACTGCAACAGACAGCACCACAACGGAACAAACCCACTTTGGCTTCAAGCAGGTGGATAAAACACAAAAAGCCTCACTGGTGGCTAATGTGTTTGACTCTGTGGCCGCCAAATACGATGTCATGAACGATCTGATGTCGATGGGCATTCATCGCTTATGGAAGCGCTATACCATCGACTGCTCCGGCGTACGCACAGGTCACAAGGTACTGGATATTGCTGGTGGCACTGGTGATCTGACAGCCAAATTTTCCCGCATGGTCGGGCCGACGGGCTCAGTCACTCTGGCCGATATTAACCTGTCTATGCTTAAAGTGGGGCGCGATAAACTGCGCGATCAGGGGCTCGTCAGCAATATTGACTATGTACAGGCTGATGCCGAGGCGCTGCCGTTTCCTGATAACAGCTTTGATGTGGTGACGATGGCATTTGGGCTGCGCAATGTGACCGAAAAACAAAATGCCCTGAATTCTATTCACCGGGTGTTAAAGCCCGGTGGCCGGCTGTTGGTACTGGAGTTTTCCAAACCGGCGTCCGAGCACCTGTCAAAAATTTACGATATGTACTCGTTTCATATTCTGCCTAAAATGGGGCAGCTGGTGGCCAATGACGAGGAAAGCTATCGTTATCTGGCAGAAAGTATTCGGATGCACCCGGATCAGGAAACCCTCAAAGGTATGTTTGAACAGGCTGGTTTTGAGCAGTGTACCTATACCAACCTGACTGGCGGCATTGTTGCGCTGCATCGCGGATATAAGTTTTAA
- a CDS encoding DNA-3-methyladenine glycosylase I, with protein sequence MGAESFSTIYRRACERKGGEAGLKALLSTPLTPAQVKKIPDDRFLAAMTKQVFQSGFVWRVIEQKWPDFETVFFGFDLEKVLLMPDEMLEQKATDKRIVRNYKKVMTVRDNALMIADIRQQHGSFGHYVASFEAQRITELWQALKRHGARLGGNTGPYMLRALGIDTFLLSQDNEDYLRKHEVIDGGIATKKTLAAANAQFESWQQESGLPLMQLSQILSYSWGSNRR encoded by the coding sequence ATGGGAGCTGAGTCATTCAGCACCATTTATCGGCGGGCGTGTGAAAGAAAAGGTGGCGAGGCAGGGCTTAAAGCGCTGCTGTCTACGCCGCTAACACCCGCCCAGGTAAAAAAGATTCCCGATGACCGTTTTCTGGCCGCTATGACCAAACAGGTATTTCAGTCGGGATTTGTATGGCGGGTGATTGAACAGAAATGGCCGGACTTTGAAACGGTGTTTTTTGGCTTCGATCTGGAAAAAGTGCTGTTGATGCCTGACGAGATGCTGGAACAAAAAGCCACTGATAAGCGCATCGTCCGCAACTATAAAAAAGTGATGACGGTGCGCGACAATGCCCTGATGATTGCAGATATTCGCCAGCAACACGGCAGCTTTGGTCACTATGTTGCCTCGTTTGAGGCACAGCGTATCACCGAACTGTGGCAGGCACTGAAACGTCATGGTGCCCGGCTGGGGGGGAATACCGGACCATACATGCTGCGGGCACTGGGTATCGATACCTTTTTGTTATCGCAGGACAATGAAGACTATCTGCGTAAGCACGAGGTGATTGATGGGGGCATTGCCACCAAAAAGACCCTGGCGGCCGCGAATGCCCAGTTTGAAAGCTGGCAGCAGGAAAGCGGATTGCCGCTGATGCAGCTAAGCCAGATCCTGTCCTACAGCTGGGGCAGCAATCGCAGATAA